One genomic segment of Helicobacter pylori NQ4053 includes these proteins:
- the rpsD gene encoding 30S ribosomal protein S4, whose amino-acid sequence MARYRGAVERLERRFGVSLALKGERRLSGKSALDKRAYGPGQHGQRRAKTSDYGLQLKEKQKAKMMYGISEKQFRSIFVEANRLDGNTGENLIRLIERRLDNVVYRMGFATTRSSARQLVTHGHVLVDGKRLDIPSYFVRSGQKIEIKEKTKSNPQVVRAMELTAQTGIVPWIDVEKDKKYGIFTRYPEREEVVVPIEERLIVELYSK is encoded by the coding sequence ATGGCAAGATATAGAGGCGCAGTAGAAAGACTAGAAAGGCGTTTTGGGGTTTCTTTAGCTTTAAAAGGTGAAAGGCGATTGAGTGGGAAGAGCGCGCTAGATAAAAGGGCTTATGGGCCAGGCCAGCATGGGCAAAGACGCGCTAAGACTTCTGATTACGGGTTGCAATTGAAAGAAAAGCAAAAAGCTAAAATGATGTATGGCATTTCTGAAAAGCAATTCAGGAGTATTTTTGTGGAAGCCAATCGCTTGGACGGCAATACGGGTGAAAACCTTATCCGTTTGATTGAAAGAAGATTGGATAATGTCGTCTATCGCATGGGGTTTGCGACCACTAGAAGCTCTGCTAGGCAATTGGTAACGCATGGGCATGTGCTTGTGGATGGTAAGCGTTTGGATATTCCCTCTTATTTCGTGCGTTCAGGGCAAAAAATTGAGATCAAAGAAAAAACCAAGAGCAACCCTCAAGTGGTGCGCGCGATGGAATTGACAGCTCAAACAGGGATTGTGCCATGGATTGATGTGGAAAAAGATAAAAAATACGGCATCTTCACCCGCTACCCTGAAAGAGAAGAAGTGGTTGTCCCTATTGAAGAAAGACTCATTGTAGAATTGTATTCTAAGTAA
- a CDS encoding DNA-directed RNA polymerase subunit alpha, whose translation MKVIKTAPLIPSEIKVLEKEGNRVKISLAPFEFGYAVTLAHPIRRLLLLSSVGYAPVGLKIEGVHHEFDSLRGVTEDVSLFIMNLKNIRFIAKALVGQDSSLENQSVVVDYSFKGPMELRARDLNSEQIEIVNPEMPLATINEDAQLNFSLIIYKGMGYVPSENTRELMPEGYMPLDGSFTPIKNVVYEIENVLVEGDPNYEKIIFDIETDGQIDPYKAFLSAVKVMSKQLGVFGERPIANTEYSGDYAQRDDAKDLSAKIESMNLSARCFNCLDKIGIKYVGELVLMSEEELKGVKNMGKKSYDEIAEKLNDLGYPVGTELSPEQRESLKKRLEKLEDKGGND comes from the coding sequence ATGAAAGTTATCAAAACAGCACCTTTGATCCCATCAGAAATTAAGGTACTAGAGAAAGAGGGCAATCGGGTTAAGATTTCTCTGGCTCCATTTGAGTTTGGTTACGCTGTTACGCTCGCTCATCCTATTAGAAGACTCTTGCTTTTAAGCTCTGTGGGGTATGCTCCCGTAGGTTTAAAGATTGAAGGTGTGCATCATGAGTTTGACTCATTAAGAGGGGTTACTGAAGATGTGTCGCTTTTTATCATGAATTTAAAGAATATCCGCTTTATAGCTAAGGCGTTAGTGGGGCAGGATAGCTCTTTAGAAAACCAATCGGTTGTGGTGGATTATTCTTTTAAAGGGCCTATGGAGCTTAGGGCTAGGGATTTGAATTCTGAGCAGATAGAAATCGTCAATCCTGAAATGCCTCTAGCCACAATCAACGAAGACGCTCAATTGAATTTTTCGCTCATTATCTATAAAGGAATGGGGTATGTCCCAAGCGAAAACACAAGGGAATTGATGCCTGAGGGCTACATGCCGCTAGACGGCTCTTTCACGCCGATTAAAAACGTGGTTTATGAGATTGAAAATGTTTTGGTTGAGGGCGATCCTAACTATGAAAAAATCATTTTTGACATTGAAACGGACGGGCAGATTGACCCTTATAAAGCGTTTTTATCAGCGGTGAAAGTGATGAGCAAGCAGCTGGGCGTTTTTGGCGAAAGGCCCATTGCTAACACGGAGTATTCAGGCGATTACGCTCAAAGAGATGACGCTAAAGACTTGAGCGCTAAAATTGAAAGCATGAATTTGAGCGCTAGGTGTTTTAATTGCTTGGATAAAATCGGCATCAAGTATGTGGGCGAACTCGTGTTGATGAGCGAAGAAGAACTTAAGGGCGTGAAGAACATGGGTAAAAAATCCTATGATGAAATCGCTGAAAAATTGAATGATTTGGGCTATCCGGTAGGCACAGAATTAAGCCCTGAACAAAGAGAAAGTTTAAAGAAAAGATTAGAAAAATTAGAAGATAAAGGAGGTAACGACTGA
- the rplQ gene encoding 50S ribosomal protein L17: MRHKHGYRKLGRTSSHRKALLKNLAIALIEHNKIETGIYKAKELRSYIEKLTTAARVGDFNAHRHVFAYLQNKEATHKLVTEIAPKYAQRNGGYTRIQRTTFRRGDASTLATIEFV, from the coding sequence ATGAGACACAAACACGGATACCGCAAGCTTGGGAGAACCAGCTCGCACAGGAAGGCGTTATTAAAGAATTTAGCGATTGCTTTGATTGAGCATAACAAAATTGAAACAGGGATTTATAAAGCTAAGGAGTTGCGCAGTTACATTGAGAAGTTAACGACAGCGGCTCGTGTTGGCGATTTTAACGCGCATCGCCATGTTTTTGCATATTTGCAAAACAAAGAAGCCACCCACAAGCTTGTAACTGAAATCGCGCCCAAATACGCGCAAAGGAATGGCGGATACACTAGGATCCAACGCACCACTTTTAGAAGAGGGGACGCTTCCACTCTAGCTACCATTGAATTTGTATGA
- the rpsK gene encoding 30S ribosomal protein S11, producing MAKRNVTAKKKVVKKNIARGVVYISATFNNTNITITDEMGNVICWSTAGGLGFKGSKKSTPYAAQQAVESALSKAKEHGVKEVGIKVQGPGSGRETAIKSVGATEGVKVLWIKDITPLPHNGCRPPKRRRV from the coding sequence ATGGCTAAGAGAAATGTAACGGCTAAAAAGAAAGTAGTCAAAAAGAATATTGCTAGAGGGGTTGTTTATATTTCAGCGACCTTTAACAACACCAACATCACTATCACTGATGAAATGGGCAATGTGATTTGCTGGAGCACGGCGGGCGGTTTAGGGTTTAAAGGCTCTAAAAAATCCACCCCTTATGCGGCCCAACAAGCTGTAGAAAGTGCTCTAAGCAAGGCTAAAGAGCATGGCGTTAAAGAAGTGGGCATTAAGGTTCAAGGGCCAGGTAGTGGGCGTGAGACCGCCATTAAGAGCGTGGGTGCGACAGAGGGCGTTAAAGTGCTTTGGATTAAAGACATCACCCCGCTCCCTCATAATGGTTGCAGACCCCCTAAAAGAAGAAGAGTGTAA